A single genomic interval of Metasolibacillus fluoroglycofenilyticus harbors:
- a CDS encoding sugar nucleotide-binding protein, which translates to MKRILILGASGLVGKAIAKECLNDFDVYGTYFSTATELAFDKQFQLNVQDGEVIREILQLTKPDIIVSSLRGDFEEQFNFHSLLANELKSTKSLLYYFSTTNVFDGDLSKHHNENDEPISKSDYGQYKIRCEKMLVESLGNRANIIRIPGIWGKNSPRFNDVKSKIESAMPIQAYSNLQCNFLLDIQLARQMRFIFENELKGIFHLCAVDMMEESEFYEELIHKLTNENINIQYNLYQNVETTHYFGLLSNRDDIPKSMKMTNKEIIAYLAQ; encoded by the coding sequence TTGAAGAGAATATTAATCCTCGGGGCAAGTGGTTTAGTTGGAAAAGCGATAGCGAAGGAATGTTTAAATGATTTCGATGTATATGGTACTTATTTTTCAACAGCGACGGAGCTTGCATTTGACAAGCAATTTCAATTAAATGTGCAGGATGGGGAAGTGATACGTGAAATACTTCAATTAACTAAGCCAGATATTATTGTTTCCAGTTTAAGGGGCGATTTTGAAGAGCAATTTAATTTCCATAGTCTTCTCGCTAATGAATTAAAAAGCACAAAAAGTTTACTTTATTATTTCTCGACTACAAATGTTTTCGATGGCGATTTATCAAAACATCATAATGAAAATGATGAACCTATTTCAAAATCAGATTACGGTCAATATAAAATAAGATGTGAGAAGATGTTAGTAGAATCACTTGGAAATCGTGCCAATATAATTAGAATTCCTGGGATTTGGGGAAAGAATTCGCCCCGCTTTAATGATGTGAAATCGAAAATTGAATCAGCTATGCCGATACAGGCTTATAGTAATTTACAATGTAATTTTTTATTAGATATACAATTAGCCCGTCAAATGCGTTTCATCTTTGAAAATGAATTAAAGGGAATTTTCCATTTATGTGCAGTAGATATGATGGAAGAAAGTGAATTCTATGAAGAATTGATTCACAAACTTACAAATGAAAATATAAATATTCAATATAATCTTTATCAAAATGTTGAAACTACTCATTATTTTGGTCTGCTATCAAATCGTGACGATATACCAAAATCTATGAAAATGACGAATAAAGAAATTATTGCTTATTTAGCACAATAA
- a CDS encoding GerAB/ArcD/ProY family transporter — protein sequence MNRKKISVLHIILLMMTVIGLKNHVTILPPLINRAGRDAWMSVFWSVTVLLPWLLMIIYLHKQIGGMPFRDWLVEKVGKVWERVITYTFVVFLLIIAAFTLRETMQWVKVTFLPETPDLLLTVIYIALCVFLATTGVQGIVIVNVIVLTGVIFLGFFVAFVNIKIKDYELLLPFLEHGVSQVLYAGLYPASGFVEIFFILLIQNQLKNRMKWHHFSIIWLILLGLTLGPLVGAIAEFGPTEAKNQYYPAYEEWRLASIGRFVEHVDFFSIYQWLTGAFMRIGFIIFITIHLLRLEGQRKRILKIIVPAFSAVSLPLFLFNDRTFLKIKGEYFLITTFIFFFIWGIILILISLKKTKKTARKKVEQ from the coding sequence ATGAATCGAAAAAAAATTAGCGTATTGCATATCATACTCTTAATGATGACAGTTATTGGATTGAAAAATCATGTAACAATTCTTCCACCATTAATTAACAGGGCAGGACGGGATGCATGGATGTCTGTCTTTTGGTCTGTGACTGTCTTACTCCCATGGCTGTTGATGATTATTTATTTACACAAACAAATTGGTGGTATGCCCTTTCGAGATTGGTTAGTTGAAAAAGTAGGGAAAGTATGGGAAAGAGTAATTACCTATACATTTGTTGTGTTTTTATTGATAATAGCTGCATTTACATTACGTGAAACAATGCAGTGGGTGAAGGTAACCTTTTTACCTGAAACACCTGATTTACTATTAACTGTCATCTATATTGCGTTGTGTGTTTTTTTAGCAACGACGGGGGTACAAGGAATTGTAATTGTGAATGTAATTGTGCTGACAGGTGTTATATTTTTAGGCTTTTTTGTCGCATTCGTTAACATAAAAATAAAAGATTATGAGCTACTACTTCCCTTTTTGGAGCACGGGGTATCACAAGTTTTATATGCGGGATTATACCCTGCGTCAGGCTTTGTTGAAATCTTTTTTATTTTGCTTATTCAAAATCAACTAAAAAATCGCATGAAATGGCATCATTTTTCAATTATTTGGCTGATTTTACTTGGTTTAACGCTTGGACCACTTGTTGGGGCTATTGCAGAGTTTGGACCTACGGAAGCTAAAAATCAATATTATCCTGCGTATGAGGAGTGGCGACTTGCCTCTATTGGGCGTTTTGTTGAGCACGTTGATTTCTTCTCCATCTACCAATGGCTAACAGGTGCTTTTATGCGCATCGGCTTTATCATATTTATTACAATTCATTTACTACGTTTAGAAGGCCAAAGAAAGCGTATATTAAAAATTATAGTGCCAGCTTTTAGCGCTGTCAGTTTACCATTATTTTTGTTCAATGACCGCACATTTTTGAAAATAAAGGGTGAGTACTTTTTGATAACTACCTTTATATTTTTCTTTATATGGGGAATTATTCTAATATTAATTTCTTTAAAGAAAACGAAAAAAACAGCAAGAAAGAAGGTGGAGCAATGA